The following are from one region of the Sphingomonas sp. J315 genome:
- a CDS encoding bifunctional diguanylate cyclase/phosphodiesterase → MIRQLGARIANFLDSDTNDCEFDWELGDTVDARFFRVRFARRSTERQNGRCLVTLIDHTSELRTQRSLRREMLTDSLTGLPNRAGFGEDLESEIEQSGIDRFAILVINLDRFSRINACMGGLAGDELLISVARRVKGALRGHDVLARTGGDEFAIRLELDEGIQDALHVAKRIQNALTTPFRLSDFEIRVDCAIGIAIGEVERGDAEELIRHAQFAMKRAKKSGRTEIYQTRAFDVVRQEFSIETELRRAIDNGALALNFQPICDLASGKIVSFEALARWTTESGIALSPVEFIPVAEESGLIVPLGRWAMHEAARAMAVWDARAGGDCGVKVAVNLSAIQLQRDQIAPMVQAALEANGVDGSKITLELTESALVTDPDRIAQTMQALKDLGTTLAMDDFGTGYSNLAYLQKLPIDVLKIDRSFVSGMLADRDKVAIVRAILSLAQALGMQTTAEGIETNELAQTLAALGCNYGQGFLYSRPLCIDAAYSLLVERNA, encoded by the coding sequence GTGATTCGCCAGCTTGGCGCGCGAATCGCGAACTTCCTCGATTCGGACACGAATGATTGCGAGTTTGACTGGGAGCTGGGCGACACGGTCGATGCGCGCTTCTTCCGCGTGCGGTTCGCGCGCCGCAGCACCGAGCGGCAGAACGGCCGTTGCCTGGTCACGCTGATCGATCACACGTCCGAACTGCGCACCCAGCGCAGTCTTCGGCGAGAAATGCTGACCGACAGCCTCACCGGCCTGCCCAACCGCGCAGGATTTGGCGAGGATCTGGAGTCGGAGATCGAGCAGAGCGGGATCGATCGATTCGCCATCCTCGTCATCAATCTCGACCGGTTCAGCCGGATCAATGCGTGCATGGGCGGCCTTGCCGGCGACGAACTGCTGATCTCGGTCGCGCGCCGGGTAAAGGGCGCGCTGCGCGGCCATGACGTGCTGGCGCGCACCGGCGGCGACGAATTCGCGATTCGCCTGGAGCTGGACGAGGGGATTCAGGACGCGCTGCATGTCGCCAAGCGCATTCAGAACGCGCTGACCACCCCGTTCCGCCTGTCGGATTTCGAGATCCGCGTCGATTGTGCGATCGGCATTGCGATCGGAGAGGTCGAGCGCGGCGATGCCGAAGAACTGATCCGCCACGCCCAGTTCGCGATGAAGCGCGCCAAGAAATCGGGTCGCACCGAAATCTATCAGACCCGGGCGTTTGACGTGGTTCGCCAGGAATTCAGCATCGAGACCGAGCTGCGCCGCGCGATCGACAACGGCGCGCTGGCCCTCAATTTCCAGCCGATTTGCGACCTCGCGTCGGGCAAGATCGTGTCGTTCGAGGCGCTGGCGCGCTGGACGACCGAGAGCGGCATCGCCCTGTCCCCGGTCGAATTCATCCCGGTTGCCGAGGAATCGGGCCTGATCGTTCCGCTCGGCCGCTGGGCGATGCATGAGGCCGCCCGCGCCATGGCGGTGTGGGATGCGCGCGCCGGCGGCGACTGCGGAGTCAAGGTCGCGGTCAATCTCTCGGCGATCCAGCTCCAGCGCGACCAGATCGCGCCGATGGTGCAGGCCGCGCTCGAGGCCAATGGCGTCGATGGCAGCAAGATCACGCTCGAACTCACCGAAAGCGCGCTGGTCACCGATCCCGATCGGATCGCCCAGACGATGCAGGCGCTGAAGGATCTCGGCACCACGCTGGCGATGGACGATTTCGGCACCGGCTATTCCAACCTCGCCTATCTCCAGAAACTGCCGATCGACGTGCTCAAGATCGACCGCAGCTTCGTGTCGGGGATGCTTGCCGACCGCGACAAGGTGGCGATCGTCCGCGCGATCCTCAGCCTCGCCCAGGCGCTCGGCATGCAGACGACCGCCGAGGGGATCGAGACCAACGAACTTGCCCAGACGCTCGCCGCGCTGGGATGCAACTATGGGCAGGGCTTCCTCTATTCGCGCCCGCTCTGCATCGACGCGGCCTATTCGCTGCTGGTCGAGCGCAACGCCTGA
- a CDS encoding CCA tRNA nucleotidyltransferase, translating to MANMKPDGLTLPDAPWRHWPGLDRLTAALGTGNARVVGGAVRDTLLGIPVSDLDIATPLDPQEVMRRLERAGIKVIPTGIVHGTITAVSSGTVVEVTTLRRDVTTDGRRATVAFTDDWKEDAARRDFTINALYADPDTGEVFDYFGGRADLAARHVRFIGDPLRRIAEDHLRILRFFRFLARFGDSPDAASLDACTARANDLMALSRERIADELLKLMVAKDAVRVIALMLERGIFRPVLPEIASVERFARVEALESEAGIEADPIRRLAALLPADASIAESVGGRLKLSNAQRKRLIAATDADLFGAPRAAAYRLGRDEAIDRLFLFDAEDAVAAARDLIDWEIPRLPLAGGALIQRGLTKGPDVARALRAVESQWIEEGFPDAARVEQIADAVTDQALRSTSSE from the coding sequence ATGGCTAACATGAAACCGGATGGTCTGACCCTGCCCGATGCGCCGTGGCGGCACTGGCCGGGGCTCGACCGGCTGACCGCCGCGCTCGGGACCGGCAACGCCCGCGTGGTCGGCGGCGCGGTGCGCGATACGCTGCTCGGCATCCCCGTCTCCGACCTCGACATCGCGACGCCGCTCGATCCGCAAGAGGTGATGCGGCGGCTGGAACGCGCGGGGATCAAGGTGATACCCACCGGCATCGTGCATGGCACGATTACCGCAGTCAGCAGCGGGACGGTGGTCGAGGTGACGACGCTGCGTCGCGACGTGACCACCGATGGCCGCCGCGCCACCGTCGCCTTTACCGATGACTGGAAGGAAGACGCCGCGCGGCGCGACTTCACGATCAATGCGCTGTACGCCGACCCGGATACGGGCGAAGTCTTCGATTATTTCGGCGGGCGCGCCGATCTCGCGGCGCGGCACGTCCGCTTCATCGGCGATCCGCTGCGCCGCATCGCCGAGGATCATCTGCGTATCCTGCGCTTCTTCCGATTCCTCGCACGGTTCGGGGACAGCCCCGACGCGGCGTCGCTCGATGCCTGCACCGCGCGCGCCAACGACCTGATGGCCCTGTCGCGCGAACGAATCGCCGACGAGTTGCTCAAGCTGATGGTCGCGAAGGACGCGGTGCGGGTGATCGCGCTGATGCTGGAGCGCGGCATTTTTCGACCGGTGCTACCCGAAATCGCGTCGGTTGAGCGGTTCGCACGAGTGGAAGCGCTCGAATCTGAAGCGGGAATTGAGGCGGACCCGATCCGCCGCCTCGCCGCCTTGCTCCCCGCCGACGCAAGCATCGCCGAATCGGTCGGCGGGCGGCTCAAGCTCTCGAATGCCCAGCGCAAAAGGCTGATCGCTGCGACCGACGCGGACCTGTTCGGTGCTCCCCGCGCCGCCGCCTATCGCCTCGGCCGCGACGAGGCGATCGACCGACTGTTCCTGTTCGACGCCGAGGACGCGGTGGCGGCCGCGCGCGACCTGATCGACTGGGAAATTCCGCGACTCCCGCTTGCCGGCGGTGCGCTGATCCAGCGCGGGCTGACCAAGGGGCCGGACGTCGCGCGCGCGCTGCGCGCGGTCGAGAGCCAGTGGATCGAGGAAGGCTTTCCGGATGCGGCGCGCGTCGAGCAGATCGCCGACGCGGTGACGGATCAGGCGTTGCGCTCGACCAGCAGCGAATAG
- a CDS encoding CoA pyrophosphatase has translation MTLAERLRVALDAEHDHRPELIVGDVLDEPAAAGGVPVPAAVLVAVTDRPRPGLILTQRTDTLRRHAGQVAFPGGRIDADDADATAAALREAREEIGLDPHSVELVGLADRYRTVTGFEVQPIVAVIPPDLVLTPQPGEVAAIFEAPLDYVLDPANQLQSSVEWQGRDRHFYEILWQDFRIWGATAAMLVNLSRRLKWLT, from the coding sequence ATGACGCTGGCTGAACGGTTGCGCGTGGCGCTCGACGCCGAGCATGACCATCGGCCCGAGCTGATCGTCGGCGATGTGCTCGACGAACCTGCGGCGGCGGGCGGCGTACCGGTGCCTGCTGCGGTGCTGGTCGCGGTGACCGACCGGCCCCGCCCGGGCCTGATCCTCACCCAGCGCACCGACACGCTGCGGCGGCATGCCGGGCAGGTCGCCTTTCCCGGCGGGCGGATCGACGCCGACGATGCCGATGCGACCGCTGCCGCGCTGCGCGAAGCGCGCGAGGAGATCGGGCTCGATCCACATTCGGTCGAACTGGTCGGGCTGGCCGACCGCTATCGCACCGTCACCGGGTTCGAGGTCCAGCCGATCGTCGCGGTGATCCCGCCCGATCTGGTACTGACGCCCCAGCCGGGCGAGGTCGCGGCGATCTTCGAAGCGCCACTCGACTATGTGCTCGACCCCGCCAACCAGCTGCAGTCGAGCGTCGAGTGGCAAGGGCGCGACCGGCATTTCTACGAGATTCTATGGCAGGATTTCCGGATCTGGGGGGCGACGGCGGCGATGCTGGTCAATCTGTCGCGGCGGCTGAAATGGCTAACATGA
- a CDS encoding DUF1285 domain-containing protein — MPMTPPPDLASLSLAEIARLADEQKLPPVDSWNPAHCGHSDMRIARDGTWYHQGSQIGRAAMVRLFASILRREPDGRHVLVTPVEKLDIDVEDAPFVAVEMKVEGAGETARIAFRLNTGDLIPAGPDHRLRFEQRDDGPHPYLHVRRGLEALVARSVYYELAALALDNGSNPPGIWSDGEFFAMAQA; from the coding sequence ATGCCGATGACGCCTCCTCCCGACCTCGCCAGCCTGTCGCTCGCCGAGATCGCGCGGCTCGCCGACGAACAGAAGCTGCCCCCGGTGGACAGCTGGAACCCCGCGCATTGCGGGCATAGCGACATGCGCATCGCGCGCGACGGGACATGGTATCATCAGGGGTCGCAGATCGGACGGGCGGCGATGGTGCGGCTGTTCGCGTCGATCCTGCGGCGCGAGCCGGATGGCCGCCATGTGCTGGTCACCCCGGTCGAAAAGCTCGACATCGATGTCGAGGATGCCCCGTTTGTCGCGGTCGAGATGAAGGTCGAGGGCGCGGGCGAGACCGCACGAATCGCGTTCCGGCTCAATACGGGCGATCTGATCCCCGCCGGACCGGACCATCGGTTGCGGTTCGAGCAGCGTGACGACGGCCCCCACCCCTATCTCCATGTCCGGCGCGGGCTGGAGGCGCTGGTTGCACGGTCGGTCTATTATGAGCTGGCCGCACTGGCGCTGGACAATGGCTCGAACCCGCCGGGCATCTGGAGCGACGGCGAGTTCTTCGCGATGGCCCAGGCATGA
- a CDS encoding GNAT family N-acetyltransferase, with translation MFELVPLCDVYSDAVEHLLDRVFGADRHGRTAYRLREGVSAVPDLSFAAVEAGTLVGSIQCWPVELAGDDGGVTPMILVGPVAVSPERQNVGIGRGLMWRAIEQAGDAVLMLIGDLDYYAQFGFDAAHTGAWRLPGPFERDRLLARGPAPDRAGMIGPRR, from the coding sequence CTGTTCGAGCTGGTGCCCCTGTGCGACGTCTATTCCGACGCGGTCGAACATCTGCTCGACCGGGTGTTCGGTGCCGACCGCCATGGCCGCACCGCCTATCGCCTGCGCGAAGGGGTGAGCGCCGTTCCCGACCTCAGTTTCGCGGCGGTCGAAGCGGGGACGCTGGTCGGCTCCATCCAGTGCTGGCCGGTCGAGCTGGCCGGCGACGATGGCGGCGTCACGCCCATGATCCTGGTCGGCCCGGTCGCGGTGTCGCCCGAACGACAGAATGTCGGCATCGGTCGCGGGCTGATGTGGCGCGCCATCGAGCAGGCAGGCGACGCCGTGCTGATGCTGATCGGCGACCTCGATTATTATGCGCAGTTCGGATTCGACGCGGCGCATACCGGGGCATGGCGACTGCCCGGCCCGTTCGAGCGCGACCGCCTGCTCGCGCGCGGACCCGCGCCGGATCGTGCCGGAATGATCGGGCCGCGCCGCTGA
- a CDS encoding glutathione S-transferase family protein encodes MKLYDAPWAPSPRRVRIFLAEKGIEVPCEAIDLRTGEHLADAYLRINPRGAVPALKLDDGEVLCESAAICRYFEALHPEPALFGRTPIQIGRIESWTRRIEGDGYAAVVYVLRNTAPAFKDRAIPDAGLSVAQIPELAARGAIMWEGFVEAIDARLADRPWIAGDAYSFADITALVTIDFARAAKLAVPEQLANLRRWHETASARPSAAA; translated from the coding sequence ATGAAGCTCTATGACGCGCCCTGGGCACCCAGCCCGCGCCGGGTACGCATCTTCCTCGCCGAAAAGGGCATCGAGGTGCCGTGCGAGGCGATCGACCTGCGCACCGGCGAGCATCTCGCCGACGCCTATCTGCGTATCAACCCGCGCGGCGCGGTGCCGGCGCTCAAGCTGGATGACGGCGAAGTGCTGTGCGAATCGGCAGCGATCTGTCGCTATTTCGAGGCACTGCACCCCGAGCCGGCGCTGTTCGGGCGCACCCCCATCCAGATCGGGCGCATCGAGAGCTGGACCCGGCGAATCGAGGGCGATGGCTATGCCGCCGTGGTCTATGTGCTGCGCAACACGGCCCCCGCGTTCAAGGACCGCGCGATCCCCGATGCCGGGCTCAGCGTCGCGCAAATTCCCGAACTCGCGGCACGCGGCGCGATCATGTGGGAGGGGTTCGTCGAGGCGATCGACGCGCGGCTCGCCGACCGGCCGTGGATCGCGGGGGACGCGTATAGTTTCGCCGACATCACCGCATTGGTGACGATCGATTTCGCGCGTGCGGCGAAGCTGGCAGTGCCCGAGCAGCTCGCGAATCTGCGTCGCTGGCATGAAACGGCGAGCGCGCGGCCCAGCGCGGCGGCCTGA
- a CDS encoding dihydroneopterin aldolase: MHDLLQLQVRDLEVQVLTGVYSEETHLPQPLRISITVDLLPGDPFAPDTPLSASKSYLDLKHAATGALPPGVHFTLIEGVADHIVETLMTGDARIRRVEVEIVKLAIAEADERIGITLVRYRK; the protein is encoded by the coding sequence TTGCACGATCTTCTTCAGCTTCAGGTCCGCGATCTCGAGGTCCAGGTCCTTACCGGCGTCTATTCCGAAGAGACGCATTTGCCCCAGCCGCTGCGCATCTCGATCACGGTCGACTTGCTGCCGGGCGACCCGTTCGCGCCCGATACGCCGCTCAGCGCCTCGAAATCCTATCTCGACCTCAAGCACGCCGCGACCGGGGCATTGCCACCGGGCGTCCATTTCACCCTGATCGAAGGCGTCGCCGACCATATCGTTGAAACGCTGATGACCGGCGACGCCCGCATCCGGCGGGTTGAGGTCGAGATCGTCAAGCTCGCCATCGCCGAGGCTGACGAGCGGATCGGGATCACGCTGGTGCGGTACCGGAAGTAG